A portion of the bacterium genome contains these proteins:
- a CDS encoding sigma 54-interacting transcriptional regulator, whose protein sequence is MRTLRAIFLEPLGLRFKSELFQHLQTMLLVRVTVLSLLLSATSWSFTSEEGVAHVSDASFRLIALIYFVSLANAIVVRLAQNLVPVALMQISLDVALSTVAISYTGGAISPLFFLYLLSVFGGAYALSYTGALLAASLSGICYGLIAAGIISGNLIQPSVLHFLTVYTGLVVVGCGATFLSKRADSAETEAEEHRELAQELSWKKEQLFNDLPDGMITVDLTEMITNINRAAAAVLGISDDTRSELVGANLNTVFTELSNANLKSETGDLKEVGEFSISADPSAEEKFIYFETKPLTSPKGEEIGSTILLRDVSELRNMARQLSLHEKVTRLIAEASHMDVKALEDAVPALVAESSQMKSVLELVQRVATSDASALVTGESGTGKEVVARTIHTCSERGRKPFVAINCGAMPENLLESELFGHKKGSFTGAINDSIGLLRQAEGGTVFLDEIGELPMSMQTKLLRVLQERKVRPVGGLNDIAIDVRIIAATNKDLRKAIAENKFREDLFYRLNVVEIMIPALRERKEDIPALVTHFIHRHHRSGHGSRVQISPKALELLMRHGFPGNIRELENIIERALVFGGDAILPEHLPPDLNVALAGKENALESELLTLPLDLEAELAKIEQALLKQALDQTGGIKKHAAELLGLNFRSLRYRLKKYGLASELEDQ, encoded by the coding sequence ATGCGCACTCTAAGAGCAATATTTCTCGAGCCACTTGGGCTACGTTTTAAGTCTGAACTATTTCAGCACTTACAAACAATGCTGCTTGTGCGAGTGACAGTCTTATCGCTCTTATTAAGTGCCACCTCTTGGTCGTTCACCAGCGAAGAAGGAGTCGCGCATGTCTCTGATGCAAGTTTCCGACTGATTGCTTTGATCTATTTTGTATCACTAGCAAATGCGATTGTCGTTCGCTTAGCACAGAATTTAGTTCCTGTTGCTTTAATGCAAATTTCCCTAGATGTAGCACTTTCCACAGTTGCCATCAGCTATACTGGCGGCGCAATTAGTCCGCTATTTTTCTTATACCTACTCTCAGTCTTTGGCGGCGCGTATGCACTATCATATACAGGTGCACTACTTGCGGCATCCTTGTCGGGCATATGTTATGGTCTGATTGCCGCTGGTATTATCTCGGGCAATTTAATTCAACCTTCTGTTTTACACTTTTTAACGGTCTATACTGGCCTCGTCGTAGTTGGTTGCGGAGCAACATTTCTCTCCAAACGCGCCGACTCTGCAGAAACTGAGGCTGAAGAGCACCGCGAACTTGCGCAAGAATTGAGTTGGAAAAAGGAACAACTCTTTAACGATCTTCCGGATGGCATGATTACGGTCGATCTCACAGAAATGATTACCAATATTAACCGCGCGGCGGCGGCAGTCCTGGGAATTTCTGACGACACTCGCAGTGAACTTGTCGGCGCAAACTTAAACACTGTTTTCACTGAACTCAGTAACGCAAATTTAAAAAGCGAAACTGGCGATCTAAAAGAAGTTGGCGAATTCTCAATCAGCGCTGACCCTAGCGCAGAAGAGAAATTCATTTATTTTGAAACCAAGCCACTAACGAGTCCCAAAGGCGAAGAAATTGGGTCGACAATTCTACTACGCGACGTCAGCGAGCTTAGGAACATGGCGCGTCAACTTTCATTACATGAAAAAGTTACTCGCCTAATTGCTGAAGCTTCGCATATGGATGTCAAGGCTCTCGAAGATGCGGTTCCAGCCTTGGTAGCTGAAAGTTCACAAATGAAATCCGTACTAGAATTAGTCCAACGCGTAGCTACATCTGATGCCTCAGCGCTAGTCACAGGCGAAAGCGGAACCGGCAAAGAAGTAGTTGCACGAACGATTCATACTTGCAGTGAACGTGGGCGCAAGCCATTTGTTGCCATTAACTGTGGAGCCATGCCTGAGAACTTATTAGAGAGCGAACTTTTTGGGCACAAAAAAGGCTCCTTCACAGGAGCAATTAACGACAGCATTGGCCTACTTAGGCAAGCCGAAGGCGGAACCGTATTTTTAGACGAAATCGGCGAACTCCCAATGTCGATGCAAACCAAGTTGTTACGTGTATTACAAGAACGTAAGGTCAGACCAGTTGGCGGTTTAAATGATATTGCAATCGATGTGCGCATTATTGCTGCAACCAATAAAGACTTGAGAAAAGCTATAGCTGAGAACAAATTCCGTGAAGATTTGTTTTATCGCCTCAATGTTGTAGAAATTATGATTCCCGCGCTACGTGAGCGTAAAGAAGACATTCCAGCGTTAGTCACCCACTTTATCCACCGTCATCACCGTTCAGGACATGGTTCCCGGGTGCAAATCTCACCAAAAGCCTTAGAACTACTAATGCGCCATGGTTTCCCAGGAAATATCAGAGAGTTAGAAAATATTATCGAGCGGGCGCTAGTGTTTGGAGGAGACGCAATACTCCCCGAGCACTTACCTCCAGACTTAAATGTCGCTCTAGCGGGCAAAGAAAATGCTTTGGAATCTGAGTTACTTACGTTGCCTCTTGATCTTGAGGCCGAGCTTGCCAAGATCGAGCAGGCGCTACTTAAGCAAGCGTTAGACCAAACTGGCGGCATTAAAAAGCATGCAGCAGAGCTTTTGGGCTTAAATTTTAGGTCGCTGCGCTACAGGCTTAAGAAATATGGGCTTGCTTCTGAACTAGAAGATCAGTGA